The window ATGAACGGCCACCTTGCCAAACCCATAGACATGGTGGAAGTCATGAAATCCCTGGATAAATACCTGGGAACAAAATAGCTTAATCCAGTTTGAGTATTGGCCATATTGCAGGTGTTTCCTGCCCCAGGCACCAGAAGCCCACAGAAGCAACCCCCATTCGCCTGTACATTTCCAGCCGCGCCGACAGGGAATAATCGTCCTCATAATAGACCGTAACCGACAGGGGCACTTCGTATTTGAAGTTGGGGATGCCGTTTTCGCGTTGTATTTCGGAAACATTCTGTTCCCCTTTGATCCTTTCTATGCCTGAGTAGAGGAAGGCCCTGTTGGGGTTTATGTCCCCCCAGGTGCGGCCGTAGAAGGGAAGCCCCATAATGAGTTTTTCCCTGCCTATGGCCTCCAGGGAATAAAACGCCACCCGCTGGCACCAGTTCATGGAGGCTATAGGTCCCGGGGCGCTGGTAGACCAGTGCTCATCGTAGGCCATGACCAGGATGCGGTCTACCAGGGGCTTTATTTTTTCGTAATCGTACACATCGTCCTTTAGCTGCCGGGTTCGGGCCGGGAGGGCAACGGTAAAAATCTTGCCTCCCAGGCCGGAGCGCAGTTCCCGGAGAAAGGACAAAAAAGCCTCCCCGTCTTTGGGAGGAACATTCTCAAAATCAATCTGGAGGCCGCTGAAGTCATTGGCGGCTTCCAGCAGATCCGCTATTAAGGCTTTCCGTTCTCTGCTCCCTTCGGCAAGGGCAAAATGGGTCAGGGCCCGGCCGTTGCATGCCACCACCAGGTGGAGCCTCCCTTTATAGAAGGAAACATTTCCTGGTTTGGGCACATTGATGAGCTGGCCGTAACTGTCCAGTTCGGCCCCAAAATACCCCACGTCCGAAAGGGGAAAATCCTGCTTCAGGGTCTGTTCCCTTCCGCTGAGAAGGTAGGCCCAGATTTCCCCAAAGGACGAGACCGGCAGGTCAGTCCCCGGAGGGGGCAGCTCCAGTTCTTTTGGCGGCTCAAGGTATTCTTCCGGTTCACCGGTTTCCTCAGGCAGAACAGAGGCAGGCTCATCGGACTGCGCTGGGGGTGAATGGCATCCAGCCAGGGCAGGAATGATCCCGGCTGCCAGGATGCACAATATAAAGCGTTTCACCTATTCTGCATATAACAGAAATCCGCGTGCGTCAAGGGCAGGAGACCGCTTGACATTTTTTTAACCTATAGTTATATTTGAACCAATGGGAATAATTAAACCATTAGAAACATACTGACCATCGGTCATTGGTAAGAGGCCTGCATGGGGATATTTGAACGCAAGGAACGGGAAAGAGCCGAACGGCGGAGCCTTATCATGGGCTGCGCCAAGGCGCTGATTCTGGAACACGGAGTCGAAAAGGTAAGCATGGGGGACATCGCGAAGAAGGCGGAGCTGAGCAAAGGCACGCTATATCTCTATTTTCCCAGCAAGGATGTGCTTTTTAGCGATATCTGCGAAGAAGCGGCTGCCAAATTCAGCGAATATGTGGAGTCCCGGCTGGAAGGGGGCATCTCGGGTCTGGAGGCCCTCAAGCGGTACTGGCTGAGTTACCTGGAAATGTACGGGGAATCGGAGGATCTTTTTATCCTCTTTAATATGCGGCTTTTTTTGGCGCCTGAAGGCTCTTTTATTTCCCTGGAAGAAAATGCCGGAACCGCTTCCTATGTGTTTTATTATCTGATAAAAAGGATGATAGAGCAGGGGATAAAGGAGGGAACCTTTGAACAAGATACCGACCCCGGCCTGGTAGTCAGAACCATCATTGCGCTTTTTTCCCAGGCAGTGGAAAACGCCGCCAAGCTGCCCAGGACAGCCCGGAAATCCGCTCTTATTATTGATGAACTGAAAACGGTTTTTCAA is drawn from Leadbettera azotonutricia ZAS-9 and contains these coding sequences:
- a CDS encoding glycosyl hydrolase family 18 protein: MKRFILCILAAGIIPALAGCHSPPAQSDEPASVLPEETGEPEEYLEPPKELELPPPGTDLPVSSFGEIWAYLLSGREQTLKQDFPLSDVGYFGAELDSYGQLINVPKPGNVSFYKGRLHLVVACNGRALTHFALAEGSRERKALIADLLEAANDFSGLQIDFENVPPKDGEAFLSFLRELRSGLGGKIFTVALPARTRQLKDDVYDYEKIKPLVDRILVMAYDEHWSTSAPGPIASMNWCQRVAFYSLEAIGREKLIMGLPFYGRTWGDINPNRAFLYSGIERIKGEQNVSEIQRENGIPNFKYEVPLSVTVYYEDDYSLSARLEMYRRMGVASVGFWCLGQETPAIWPILKLD
- a CDS encoding TetR/AcrR family transcriptional regulator, encoding MGIFERKERERAERRSLIMGCAKALILEHGVEKVSMGDIAKKAELSKGTLYLYFPSKDVLFSDICEEAAAKFSEYVESRLEGGISGLEALKRYWLSYLEMYGESEDLFILFNMRLFLAPEGSFISLEENAGTASYVFYYLIKRMIEQGIKEGTFEQDTDPGLVVRTIIALFSQAVENAAKLPRTARKSALIIDELKTVFQIMLRGITREGIDRSLLVLPGKIKTNIEVVHGKI